Below is a window of Anomaloglossus baeobatrachus isolate aAnoBae1 chromosome 8, aAnoBae1.hap1, whole genome shotgun sequence DNA.
AGAAGCCCCCTGGTGTTTCACTTCAGACCCCAAGATGAGAATGGCGTACTGCTTCCAGATCAAGCGCTGTCCTGACGAGGTTGCAGATGTGGGTGAGTAGTGGACTGACCGCAGCTGATCAGCGGCACCAGTACTGTATATTGCCACTGATCTCAATCGCCATAGCTGTAAACCAAGCCTCCCCCCGCCTACTGTAATGGCACTTCATCACTGTCTGTTCCTCGCCATTTCTAAGATCTCCGCTTGCTGCCGGTGAATGAAgactgtttttttatatttttatcgtAATTCTACTCACATAGGTggaggtttgttacaatgtatcagtgttgaCAAtcctctttgagctaaacacagtaGGTGCTCAGATCTCTCCCCTATCCTCTTTTCACTCACACAGCTGGaggtctgttacagtgtatcagtgtagATGTTcctatgattatttttttttttttctttctgtgcaGGCTGTTTCTTTGGGAATGGTGAGACTTACGATGGAAACGCCAATAAGACCCGGAAGGGGATCCCATGTCGCAGCTGGAGCGAGATGTCCAATGACCTTCCGTATGTGGCGACTCTGCGCCTCTTTGCCGTGTTCTGCAGAGAACTCTGATAATGAGACTCTCATTATTCTCTCTACAGATTTACTGCAACTGATTCCTTACAGGAAAACTACTGCCGGAACCCAGACGGTGACAGCCACGGCCCCTGGTGTTACACCAAGGACCCCAACATACCCTTCGACTACTGCGCAATCAAACCTTGTGGTAAGAAGGATAAACATGACCAGCACAATGGAGTGCAGCAGTCTGGTAGAGCTGATCCTCGTACTAGAAGGTGCAGATGTACTGACCACAACTAGAAAGTGGGTAGAGATAACAGCTCTGGATGTCACTAGGAATAAGTCATGATGTAAAAGCAGAATAATTACTGCAGccttggaagtgactggaggagaagacacaatataacagcagaatagtgagtgcagctctggaggataagacatgatgttacagcagaataatgactgcagcattggaagtgactggaggataagacaagacaTGATTTAAGAGTAGAATAgttagtgcagctctggaggtggctcGAGGATAAGAcactatgtaacagcagaatagtaactgAATGTTAAGACATTGATGTAAATCAGTTGCAGATGCCGGGGTCTATTCAAGTTGATTTTCATTTCTCTTTATAGATGGAGAGCTATCTCTCAGCCTTAAAGAAGCCGGTAAGACATGCTCTCTTGCTTTCCCATAGCAAACCCCCCCTTGACTCGTAGCCCAAATTCTTGCCTCATTTGGCATCATGGTTGTTGTTGCAGAAAAAATTGAATTTGATTCTTGTGGTAAAAGGATTGACCGAGCCGTGAATAAGGGGCGTATGGTGGGTGGAGTCCCTAAAAACTCACCGTGGACCGTCAGCTTACGTAATCGGTGAGAAGCCAGGCCCAACGTGGCACAAACTCAGCAGCGGTCTGACAGCATTAATCCATGTGTCCCTCTCTATCTGCAGAAAGGGCGACCACTTCTGCGGGGGGTCCCTGGTGAAGGAGGACTGGGTGATCAGCAACACACAATGCTTCTCCTGGTGAGATTGGGGGATATTGTTCTGCTTCTGTATGTGGATGATTTGGGGCTTAGTATGTGGATGGGGAGCCCTCTCCGTCCCCACATGGAACTATATGTAGAACGTTATGCTTGTATTTCCGCAGTGACGCTGATCTCTCCGGATATCGCGCCATGGTGGGAACACTCTACGCTAATCCCGGAATTAATGACCCTGAAGTGCAGTCAGTGGCTTTCAGTAAGATCATGTGTGGCCCGGCGGACTCCAGCCTCGTCATGTTAAAACTGGAGAGGTGAGAAGTGTGTGCAGACCCCCCACGGACACCAGAAATTCCTTATCACTCGGTATTCCGACTCTGCTCCTCTTACCGTTTCAGACCAGTGACCCTAAACGCCAGAGTGGCCCTCATCTGCCTTCCTCCTGAGCGATACATTGTCCCTCCAGAGACGAAGTGTGAGATTGCTGGGTGGGGAGACACCCGGGGTAAGTGCCATCAGGGACGCAGATTGTCATGTGATCAGGGCTGGAGATGGGCGCAAATTTCAAGAAGACCTGTGTGGTTAAGAAATGTTTTCTGTTCATCTGTAGTGCTTCATGTGGAGGTGggtatgacccccccccccccccctcctcctcctcctgtgcattgTATATTTTCAGTGGCCAATTCTGCCCACTCATGTCTCCTTCCCCCACAGGCACAGGCCACGAGGGTGTACTGAAGGTGGCAGACTTTACTGTGATGAGTAATGATGAGTGTAACACCTACAGTAAGAGCCGGAAGCTGGTGCTGGACCATGAGATCTGTACCAAGCCCTTGCCAGTGGAGCGGGGGGCCTGTGAGGTGAGTGACCCGGGAGGGGTGCAGAACATCCCACCAATGCTGAATACTGTACTCTGTAATTCTATAATGTCTCCACTTTTTTAGGGGGATTATGGGGGTCCGCTTGCCTGCCTGACCGATGAGTGCTGGGTACTGGAGGGGGTTATTATTCCTGCCCGTGGATGTGGGAAGATCAATGTACCGGGCGTGTTCACCAGGGTCTCCCTCTACGTGGACTGGATCAATAAGGTGATGAAGATGATATGAGGGACTGTGCTCCCTACAGACTGTGAATAGGACTGGACATTACAGGGGAGGACAATGGGGACTTGCAGTAATTATTTCAGTGTGTACAGCGGCTGCTCCATACCCCCCTTCTCCCCCCTGAGTTGCAGCTTGTCACCCTCATTATGTACACATCAGCAATACCATGATCATTTGTGTTGCCAATCAGTAGGAGGCACTGTATTTTACATTTTCAATAAAGTTTTATAATTACAATAAAATTCAGAAACATATGAATTCATCATTTAGCAACTGGAGCAATGGCTGACCCCTAAGTTATAGGGGGCAAAGCTCCCATCAGAGAGCTCCTATCCCCCTCCTCTCAGATTGGTGAGATAAGACAATGATGTAGCAGCTGCACTGGAAATACTTTATTGCTGTAGAAAAGTTAGAAAAATTTACAGAAAATGAGAAAAATACAGCGGCCTCCTTGCAAATGTCATCACGGGATGAAATTAGCACAGCGCTCTGGAGATGATGGGTGTGATCAAGTCTCCTGCCTGTGACCGCGGTCAGATAAGACTGCGGCTATTCCAAGGCTACAaacctgctgggagttgtagttctgcagcagccaCTGGTCAGTCTGTTATAAAGTATTAGGAATCCTTATAATTATACAGCAGGGCTTATATCTGGTCACTGCAGGAGAGGGGACCTTGCTCTGGCAGTGCATTAGTTAACCGTGGATGTGCTGGACAAGCCAGCCCTGTAGATTACTGGGGGTTCATTATTCCAGATGTTTGAGAATCCACAGCGCGATATTCATGAAGCCGTCAGATTCAGCATCGACTTTGGACAACGCATGATTGTTTCCAGGATACCAGAGTAACCTATGGAAGAAAAAGGTTcaatgcagcacagagtatttataGCAGTGTAGAGTGAGTGGGTGACAGTACCTACCTCGCCTCCACCCCATGAGCTCTCAGAGCCTTATAGTACTCCAGACCCTGAGTATTCGGGACACGACGGTCCTCAGCTCCCAGCATCAACAGAACGGGGGTCTTCACCTGAGGACAGAACAGCTGTCAATGATTAAGTACAGCATAGCCCAACCCAAGTCATGTGCTCTCATTAACCCTCATCTGAGGGAGGAGGAAAGAGCGGCGCTTTTTCTACAGTCAGAATTGTGACGAGATGAGGCCCTGCCACCCGTACAGAACAGAAGAGCCCCTCGCGTCAGCACTCTCTCCTGTtagcaaatgaaaccctgcctccTGTCAGCAGATGTGGCCTCTCCATTGGTACAGACCAGCAGATTCCCCTCCTGTCAGCAGACAAGGCCTCTCCATTGGTACAGACCAGCAGATTCCCCTCCTGTCAGCAGACAAGGCCTCTCCATATGTAGACATGGCCTCTCCATTGGTACAGACCAGCAGATTCCCCTCCTGTCAGCAGACATGGCCTCTCCATCCATACAAACCAGCAGAGTCCCCTCCTGTCAGCAGACATGGCCTCTCCATCCGTACAGACCAGCAGATTCCCCCTCCTGTCAGCAGACATGGCCTCTCCATCCGTACAGACCAGCAGATTCCCCTCCTGTCAGCAGACATGGCCTCTCCATCCGTACAGACCAGCAGAATCCCCTCCTGTCAGCAGACATGGCCTCTCCATCCGTACAGACCAGCAGAATCCCCTCCTGTCAGCAGACATGGCCTCTCCATCCGTACAGACCAGCAGAGTCCCCTTCCTGTCAGCAGACATGGCCTCTCCATCCGTACAGACCAGCAGAATCCCCCTCCTGTCAGCAGACATGGCCTCTCCATCCGTACAGACCAGCAGATTCCCCCTCCTGTCAGCAGACATGGCCTCTCCATCCGTACAGACCAGCAGATTCCCCTCCTGTCAGCAGACATGGCCTCTCCATCCGTACAGACCAGCAGATTCCCCTTCCTGTCAGCAGACATAGCCTCTCCATCCGTACAGACCAGCAGATTCCCCTCCTGTCAGCAGACATGGCCTCTCCATCCGTACAGACCAGCAGATTCCCCTTCCTGTCAGCAGACATGGCCTCTCCATCCGTACAGACCAGCAGATTCCCCTCCTGTCAGCAGACATGGCCTCTCCATCCGTACAGACCAGCAGATTCCCCCTCCTGTCAGCAGACATGGCCTCTCCATCCGTACAGACCAGCAGATTCCCCTCCTGTCAGCAGACATGGCCTCTCCATCGGTATAGCACAGAAGAGCTTCTCCTGTTACCAGGTGAGGCCCTGACACTGCCCATGGAGACTAGACTAACCTTACTTCATTAACACCAAACCGGGTCCCCGGAATAACCCCCAATATTCCTACCACACTAATGACTTAGGATCTCAGACAGAAGAGCAGAAATCCAGAGACTGGTTCAAATACTGCACAGGGTTATGTGAAAAGCTGCTCCGGgggcacatacttctgcccatataCTTAACTCATGTACCTTAGAGATGTAGATTATGGGGGATTTATTCAACATGTCTCCCCACTGTTTGGCCTCTGGGAGCACCTCACAGGAGAATGTCAGGCCAGATTCCACATGACACCTAGGAGGCAGAAAGACTGAACATCATTGACAAGAAGTACGATGGGAGGTTCTGGATGGGCGGTGCGGCTCTCACCAGTCTGGTATGTCAGTAGATCCGGTCATAGCAGGGATGTTGGTCACTGGGTTTCGGACCACGCAGGCTTTGTAGAACTCTGGGTACTGTCCAATCAGATGGCAGGAGAGGAAACCTCCGTGAGAACCACCACAGAGTGCCACCTTGTTTGGATGAACAGGCTCGGACTGTAGGACCTGCATCACCGCCGTCTGGGGAGAGGGGCTGTAATCAGCAAGGCTAAATATGCAGCACCCCCCCCCATACCACCAGAAAGACCCTCTACCTGCATGTCTTTCACATCTTGATCTCCCACCTTTCCGAGCAGCGACATGACACTGTGCTGCCCGAAACCTAAAGACCCTCTGTAATTCACTGCAAAATACAGACAGAAGGGGAAGGTAAGGCCGGTAGCTGCATAACACGTACGAACCAGCACAGACCCACACCCGGCCCCATCTCACCTAACAGCACAGCGAAGCCCATCTTGCACAGCACGGCCGGGTACAGCATCCATTCACTGATGAACACTGAGTGCGGACCCCCTGTAAGAAAAAGACAGTGTGAGACAGAGACCCCCCAGATACAGAGACTGTTGCCCTGTGGGCAGAAAACAATACAAGATAGGAATGGGAACCCCAAAATAAGGACTATAGGCACAGTGTTGGGAAAGGACCCCCAGAAAATGAGTGGTCTTCTGCAGGGAGAAAACAGTTTGAAATAGGAGCAAAGGCCCCATAGAGTGAAAGGACCATGTTGGACTGGGACCAGGAAAAGGAGAAAACTCAACAACTCACCATGAGGGTAGACCACCAGAGGATGATGGCCCTCCAAGGGGATGGTGCTTGGCTTCAGAAGGACGGATTCAAAGTCTAGGCCGGCTATAAAACAAAAGGAGGAGGTCAGGATAACACGTGG
It encodes the following:
- the MST1 gene encoding hepatocyte growth factor-like protein isoform X2, which codes for MLLGLSTLVLHAAVVVTAVQRSAINDYQRSKATELVHLNDGKVKEEITGDVHVCAKKCSELLDCRSFDYNLKSLSCRLLPWTQNSLHVTLQKNINYDVYQKKDYVRDCIVGDGASYRGKVSKTNKGKTCQHWRLKFPHDHKYSPSAQNGLDENYCRNPDRDSGGPWCYTTDKNTRHQLCGIKKCEDAVCLNCNGEDYRGSLDHTETGRECQRWDLQSPHTHPYNPEKYPDKHLDDNYCRNPDNSERPWCYTTDPSMQREYCSITKCKKQRQHSVPIISSCFSGKGEGYRGKAALTTYGIPCQRWDLQTPHKHRFLPEKYPCKGLEENYCRNPDGSEAPWCFTSDPKMRMAYCFQIKRCPDEVADVGCFFGNGETYDGNANKTRKGIPCRSWSEMSNDLPFTATDSLQENYCRNPDGDSHGPWCYTKDPNIPFDYCAIKPCDGELSLSLKEAEKIEFDSCGKRIDRAVNKGRMVGGVPKNSPWTVSLRNRKGDHFCGGSLVKEDWVISNTQCFSCDADLSGYRAMVGTLYANPGINDPEVQSVAFSKIMCGPADSSLVMLKLERPVTLNARVALICLPPERYIVPPETKCEIAGWGDTRGTGHEGVLKVADFTVMSNDECNTYSKSRKLVLDHEICTKPLPVERGACEGDYGGPLACLTDECWVLEGVIIPARGCGKINVPGVFTRVSLYVDWINKVMKMI
- the MST1 gene encoding hepatocyte growth factor-like protein isoform X1, with the translated sequence MLLGLSTLVLHAAVVVTAVQRSAINDYQRSKATELVHLNDGKVKEEITGDVHVCAKKCSELLDCRSFDYNLKSLSCRLLPWTQNSLHVTLQKNINYDVYQKKDYVRDCIVGDGASYRGKVSKTNKGKTCQHWRLKFPHDHKYSPSAQNGLDENYCRNPDRDSGGPWCYTTDKNTRHQLCGIKKCEDAVCLNCNGEDYRGSLDHTETGRECQRWDLQSPHTHPYNPEKYPDKHLDDNYCRNPDNSERPWCYTTDPSMQREYCSITKCTEKQRQHSVPIISSCFSGKGEGYRGKAALTTYGIPCQRWDLQTPHKHRFLPEKYPCKGLEENYCRNPDGSEAPWCFTSDPKMRMAYCFQIKRCPDEVADVGCFFGNGETYDGNANKTRKGIPCRSWSEMSNDLPFTATDSLQENYCRNPDGDSHGPWCYTKDPNIPFDYCAIKPCDGELSLSLKEAEKIEFDSCGKRIDRAVNKGRMVGGVPKNSPWTVSLRNRKGDHFCGGSLVKEDWVISNTQCFSCDADLSGYRAMVGTLYANPGINDPEVQSVAFSKIMCGPADSSLVMLKLERPVTLNARVALICLPPERYIVPPETKCEIAGWGDTRGTGHEGVLKVADFTVMSNDECNTYSKSRKLVLDHEICTKPLPVERGACEGDYGGPLACLTDECWVLEGVIIPARGCGKINVPGVFTRVSLYVDWINKVMKMI